In Ailuropoda melanoleuca isolate Jingjing chromosome X, ASM200744v2, whole genome shotgun sequence, a single genomic region encodes these proteins:
- the CXHXorf21 gene encoding protein CXorf21 homolog, with protein MLSEGYLSGLAYQKDIHWSCSSYNEQVAEENEEETKSATHSYCSVDETQVRSLYVSCKSSDKFISSVHSRESQHSRNQRATMLQTNPNPVFESPNVAAVEICRDSSRETYLVPPSCQSICKNYNDLHIAGDQVMAINSVTTDFPPQSSFEYGPLLKSSEIPLPMEDSISPQPSYLPQKPIQRCSSYWRITSIKEKSSLQMQKPMSNAVLNEYLEQKVVELYKQYIMDTEFHDSSPTQILASELIMTSVDQISLQVSREKNLETSKAKDIVINCLLQLVSSEISTPSLHISQYSNVNP; from the coding sequence ATGCTGTCAGAAGGGTATCTCAGTGGACTTGCCTACCAGAAGGACATCCACTGGAGCTGTTCATCTTATAATGAGCAGGTGGCTGAGGAGAATGAAGAAGAGACAAAATCTGCTACTCATTCCTACTGCTCGGTGGATGAAACCCAAGTCCGAAGTCTGTATGTGAGCTGCAAATCCTCGGACAAGTTTATTTCTTCAGTGCATTCACGAGAGAGCCAACACAGTAGAAATCAGAGAGCCACAATGCTGCAGACAAACCCCAATCCTGTGTTTGAAAGTCCCAACGTGGCTGCGGTTGAAATATGTAGAGACTCCAGCCGAGAGACCTACTTGGTTCCACCTTCCTGCCAAAGTATTTGCAAGAATTACAATGACTTACATATTGCAGGGGACCAGGTGATGGCTATTAATTCAGTGACAACAGATTTTCCCCCTCAGAGCAGTTTTGAATACGGCCCCTTGCTGAAATCATCTGAGATTCCTTTGCCCATGGAGGATTCCATTTCCCCCCAGCCCAGCTACTTGCCCCAAAAACCTATCCAGCGGTGTTCATCCTACTGGAGAATAACTAGCATCAAAGAGAAAAGCAGCCTGCAAATGCAGAAGCCTATGTCTAACGCAGTGCTGAATGAGTACCTGGAGCAGAAGGTGGTCGAGTTATATAAGCAGTACATTATGGACACCGAGTTTCACGACAGTTCTCCCACCCAGATCCTGGCGTCTGaactcatcatgacaagtgtggATCAAATCAGTCTCCAAGTGTCTAGAGAGAAGAATCTGGAGACCTCCAAAGCCAAGGATATAGTCATTAACTGTCTATTACAGCTGGTATCAAGTGAAATCAGCACACCTAGTCTCCATATTTCTCAGTATAGCAACGTGAATCCATAG